atacatgatgatatgaatatgatcTATATTTGTTTAGTATTCTGTTATGATGTGAAATGTTGCATCTGAAAACCTCTAGTATGACATTATGTTTTTGCTTCCATcttaaccttaccacgggtgtaaaactgtggcctctctgtgttggtaccaacatctctATTTCTGgagcacccactttggaaacagaGTGATTTTCTGCgtagtctttcctatgtgcatactcggggctctgagaataataagggaaagatttcacattctatttctgctcgATTGGCCGtcagggtttgcacaacccaaCCACAGGGATTAAACGTGAAATATGTTCTATTATGATGTTGTTCAGTTATGCTTATGCCAAAGGATTCTACATATTTTATTgctgtaaataaatatttctaaggTTTGCTCTGATAATTTGATGatctgttttgttttgcattctgtaTTAGCTCATGCTTACATAATACTACATGTtcactgcttactgagttgttgataactcactcaatcacctttaatatttttatatgatcttGATGGTTCAACTCGGGATCAAGAATAAAATGTGTGGGCGAGACTAGTTGTGTGCAGTGTGATAAGTACAATAGGAGTATTTGAGAGTCTTATTTTGagaactttttcatttttcttatgttGGTGTCGTTAGAACTTGCTGATTTTATTAGACTTTGTGGAgcctatattattattaaatgtgtTTGAGGATTtcattgatgttatttttgtggaaGTATGTTGTTAACGCCCAAAACTGGCACAGCTCGGAAGTACGGAGCGTTACAGTATGTAGGGCTGTGCAGAAAAGGCCTTCGGCCCAATCCGTCCGTCAAAACTGACTTGGTCCACCCAAATAAAAACGGGTTCATTGGGTCAAAGTTTAATAATGGGTTTTAAACTATCAACCTGTTGAAACCAAAAGTCCTCTCTTCATCACTAATTCATCACTCTCTTCTAAATCCCATCGAAACCGAAAGACGAAAGGCGAAAAGTCTTCTCCCCATTGCGGAAACCCTAGTCTCTGTCGTCATTCTCCGTCGCCATCGCCATAGCCGTTATTCGACTTCGAGCTTCCAAGCCTCTGTTCCACTGCCTTGTTCCAAGGTtatctctcggctctctctgtTTTggttctctcttcttctttttttcaatgtGTGGGCTGTGAATCTGAGCGTCACTTCTagattcattttctttgttgttgattttgttctcttttcttcgaattttttcttttattcttattttttcccAGTTATAGGTTTGTATCTTTTCGAATATTTCTTTGCCAGACTAAAATCTTTTTTTCCCAATTGTTTCTTGTTTTCCGGTTGATGCTTTCGGATTTTGCTGGTTGAAGATATTCAGCACATCGCATAGTAGGTATGGTGTTTGTTCTGCTTTCTACTTTGTGTGGGTTGTGAATCACAACGTTAGTTTTTTGGGATTGCTTATTTAATGCTATtgttacattaatttttttttattattattgttagttTGAGGAGTTTGCTATTTAAAggttaaagatttttttatttaatggttaaaatgTTTTCGCAATTTTTTTAGATCTAATGCAATCCTTGTTAATTTTCTAGGTTTGGTTTTCTTGTCCGaacttttagtattttttttgtttgggtgGTGGTAGTTTAATCTTctgtttctttccatttttgaGGAATCTTTAGTATCAACATGtgaaaaacaagataaatgacCTTAGGAAGCATTTGATATTGTATATCTCTCTTCAAACTAGACCATTCAATTTAGTAGAAAACTGTATGACTATgatgacaaaagaaatatcatTAACTAATGGGCCCTTTTGTTAACTTGTTGCCTTAGGACATCgttctttgaaaacaaaactcTGCCAAGTTCATCAGCACTTATGTATGGAAACAATTTCTACAATCTAAATGTTTGCATGGacattttcctattttcttggTTGGCATACTCCTTGAAGAAAGATAGTAAAGAGATTTATGTGtcttaaaacttatttataagtttatagtAAAGAGATCTCTGAACCAAACGCCACAACATTTCATATCAACCAAGTCAAAATGTCACATGATTATGACTAAGCCAAGGACAGGAAAATCGCGTGTCTCATCTGCACTATATTTGAATCATCACAGATACACATATTTCCTAGCTAAGCACCCATTTCCTTTTATAAAGATAAGATCCAAAATCAATACATGTATACAATCTCATTCCCATAGGTTGAAGCAACGATCCCACTTAGgatcatgatcatattttaAGTCAATAATTAGCCATTGGGTTTAAGtggtttctctttcttttgagtttctttaaatcataaaaatagagtAACATATTTTTCAGTTCAAATCTTAATATCTTGATTTTTAGActtgaattatttgatatgctattattgatttagtgttagactttttcataataGCAGATATAGAGGAAGAGATGGAAAGCTGCTGTAATATGATCATTGGATGCTCCTTAGTCTTTTGTAATAGTTGATattcatattttctaatttagataatttttgtaatagatgacttttgtacattttttatttattagtttttgtacaaatttaaCCTATGCTAGCCATTAAATCAAACAGTTCTAAGAAATGAGGTGATTAGTGGTATCATGGGCAGTATGGATAAAGTCCATCCAAGGGCCTCCTTATTcttgatgaaatttttttttagtaagtaaTGTTGAAGTGAGGTTGGCATAAActtagtttacaaaaatatgacGTTTCAACCGTTGGTGATACACAATAACCACTGTGGGATGTAGCAGAtaggagtaaaaaaaaaaaaaaaaaacccacagtAATGAGTGAAGTCGGACCGGTTTGGCACGCAAACAATAGCGGATTGGATCGGGCCGAGTCCAGACCCGGTTATTTGTCATCGGGTTGCATGCCTAATAGTATGGCTAGACCCCTTGCAAAGATATGGTAGAGGTGTCGTCCATTTGTAGGATGATGGTCAGGACTTCAAATGGCCAAACCTCTACTGTTGAATGGGGCCTTTGAGAAGATATTATCCAGCCCACGCAAAATAGCTCTAAacacatatatatgaatttcttgttcttttttatgggcagatagatttgaatttcaacttaaattacatatatgagagaaaaaatggAAGGGGTAATCATAAAGCAAGAGAAGCAACTGTATGCATGCTGACTACACTGCTGATTAGTAGTGATGAAGAAGCAAACTCACTACCGAGCaaaattaattgattaattgTTCTTGAAAGTTAAAACTATCAACATAGCATGCGCATGCATTCCTTTGGCCACACTTAGGGAATTGTTGGCAATGGCTTCCCAAAATGTTATTTAGAGAGAGTTCTTTCAAGTTGCTTATCAAAGTGGTTTCAATTATCAAGTTGAATTTACATCGGTAGGGTGAAGGCATGGGCAGGGGATCACCCTGTTTAACCAGTTTGACCATCAGTGCTACACTTCAGTTTAAACACCCACTTAGGACTGAACTAATTTCTGCATGCCCATCTATAAACTGGATTGAGAATGACAGGTGAGGTAGAAGTACATAGGATCAACTTAAATACAGAAGTGGTTGTAGCTTGTTTATCATAGTCCGCTTAACCAAACTCCAGTAAACCACATGAACAAATGGTAGCACTCAGATCAAagctatagaaaaaaaaaaggagtaaaaAGGTGTAAGAAACAGCAAACTCGAGCGATTCGTCTCTCTATCTACATTTTATGTGGCTTAGTCCATATACAATCTAGGTCCATACGTGCGGTCGAGACAACGCCTTTTGCCACTTCATAGTGCTGCCCTTGCAGCTCCCCTTGCAGCCTCTCGCCTCATCTCAGCGGCTTTTCCACTACCTCGGAAATACATGTAAACTTGctgaaaacaaaataagagaaaaagaacACGTCAGATCAAAACAAAGAACTGAAGTAAGGGCTGTGCACGGAAAGTGTGCATTTGTTTTCCTGATTTTAGGTTGAGGAGAATCTTTGACCTGAAGAACCCAGATGCTGATTACTGTTTCAAGACAGAATAATCCAAATCCAACGAAGTACATGATctacaaataaaaaagacaGCATGATCAAGGTTCAGAATTACTAACATAATAGATGACCACAATTTAATAACCAATGAGATACTTTTGAATTAACTTATATTCCATAATAATAAAGTTCGGTACAAGCATCCTTACCCCAGCCACAGCATGCTTGTCCACAACATCAATCGCAGACAGAATGCCCCTGTTCCAATGCACCCAACAACCAACCATTAGCAGCACAAGAGGGCATATATTCATTGTTTTAGATACATAATCTTTCACTGCATACGCATGTCTCCATCACCATTAACTTTTTGATGATGAGGAACCCCGGAGACCGTACAATTACAACATGCCTTTTACCCGGTTAAACCTTAGAACCGTGTCACGCACTGGCATGATACAGATCAAGTAAATCATCAGCTTTCACTAATGGAACGTGGCCCCTATAAATTGTTGGCACCCAAAGGCTTGAACCCTTGACGTAAGGGGAGCATACCCACAAGACCAAGGCCTTAGCCAACCCCAAGGACTTTTCACTGCATGTCTCCATCAACATTAGCAAAGGCAACAaccaaccctttttttttaacttttttaattcgAAAGATAATATAGGGAAAAAACAAGTGAATAAGCCCATGGGAAATATGATTAAACACCCGATATCTTGCAGTATTCCCACTTCAAACAAAAGAAACCTAGCAACATTCTAAAGAGAGAACTTTGAATTTTGGAAAGAACATACGTGAAAgattttcctttgaaaaatatAGGAGGAGCAATCGCAGCTACGATGCAGAAGCCAATGTGGACCTGTGAGCAGATGAAAACAGAACAAGTGAAATTCGGTATCTTTCAATCCTCAAATTGGGTAGAAAAACTAAGGAAGAAATGTAAGAATTTTActgcataaaaaatgaaaaaccatcCAAAGCTGATGCCACTTTCAGTCCTGCAAGACAAATAAAAGAGAGACTTCAAGCATACTCAGTAAACCAACAGTTATACAGCTTGAAATTACATGTGTATTTTCACTCCAATTATTTGTTCTGGTTAGCATTGGTAAATGGGCAAATGCACAGCATAAACATTCTCTGTCAGAACAACACATGTCCAAGTTGATCCAAGAGAAGATATACACATTACAGTCACATATATACACTTCGGTTGATTATTCCAGACGTCCATAAGAATCTCAAATTTTTACCTATCTAGTTAGAAGAGTTATTTATGAAGATAATCACAGACTATTGTTAAGGCTCCTTTGTTGAAGTCTCACATGTCCAAGCTTCATGAAAAAGATTTCTCAACCTTATAAACATATGGAGACAAAATTAGGGCATCAAGTGTAATAAGTACCTAAAAGCACGATAAAGAGGCCGATACCACAACACATAGGCTCCTGGTACCCCAGCTATGAAGTAGATAATGGCTAGGAACCAAATTTTTACACCTACAACCAAACACAATGTAAGATGAAGATTCACTGCATTTAAGGACTTAAATCAATATCAGGTGTCCCCCATATCCAGGACACAGAGCATATTTCTGATCTCTCACCTTCTCCCTGAATCCACGCTACAGTAACAGCAATGACATTCCAAGTAAGGCATAGAACCAATCCTGCATAGTATAACCATCCATCACTAGTGTCAATCACCTTCAGTGGCTTAGATCAAAATGCATTGTTTATCATAGCACCCACTAAAAATTACTTCATTTCACATAGAAACCAGAACTGGATTCTGTCATAAAAGCAcaattttaaatcaaaactG
This genomic interval from Juglans regia cultivar Chandler chromosome 3, Walnut 2.0, whole genome shotgun sequence contains the following:
- the LOC109005451 gene encoding secretory carrier-associated membrane protein-like, which encodes MAGRYDKNPFDEEEVNPFSDPAVRGKAGQPNYGGGAFYTTNPATNSRLSPLPPEPAGFNYGHDATIDIPIDTATGGRNFKDLQKKEKELQAKEAELRRREQEVKRKEDAAARAGIVLEEKNWPSFFPIIHHDVANEIPIHLQKLQYTAFSTFLGLVLCLTWNVIAVTVAWIQGEGVKIWFLAIIYFIAGVPGAYVLWYRPLYRAFRTESGISFGWFFIFYAVHIGFCIVAAIAPPIFFKGKSFTGILSAIDVVDKHAVAGIMYFVGFGLFCLETVISIWVLQQVYMYFRGSGKAAEMRREAARGAARAAL